In Thiospirochaeta perfilievii, a single window of DNA contains:
- the leuB gene encoding 3-isopropylmalate dehydrogenase, with protein MAYNIAVLPGDGIGPEVMAQALRVLKVVEEKFGFSCNLTEGLIGGAGYDAAGHPLPEETKEICLKSDAVFLGSIGGPKWENLPPELTPELGGLLALRKLLNLYANIRPAVIYEELKEMSPLSERILTDKVDFVTVRELAYGVYFGQPKMLEEDEAFDTMRYRKENVEQIARAAFDIAMKRDKRVTSVDKANVLSSSKLWRRVVEEVAKEYPEVTLNHQYVDNAAMQLMLNPLQYDVILTTNLFGDILSDESAAICGSLGMLPSASYGESISLYEPSGGSAPDIAGKNIANPIAQILSLAMMLESSFNEDAAAKAIRDAVDKAVTGGQRTGDIACGGKSITCSQMGDILCQYIKEA; from the coding sequence TTTAAAAGTAGTAGAAGAAAAATTTGGATTTTCTTGTAATTTGACAGAGGGATTAATTGGTGGAGCTGGGTATGATGCTGCTGGACACCCTTTACCAGAGGAGACAAAGGAGATCTGTCTTAAGTCTGATGCTGTTTTTCTTGGGAGTATTGGTGGACCAAAGTGGGAAAATCTTCCACCTGAACTAACTCCAGAATTAGGAGGATTATTAGCCTTAAGAAAATTATTAAATTTATATGCTAATATTAGACCTGCAGTTATATATGAAGAGTTAAAGGAGATGTCTCCACTTTCCGAGAGGATTCTAACTGATAAAGTTGACTTTGTAACAGTAAGAGAACTAGCCTACGGTGTATATTTTGGTCAACCAAAAATGTTAGAAGAAGATGAAGCTTTTGATACTATGAGATATAGAAAAGAGAATGTAGAGCAGATTGCAAGGGCTGCCTTTGATATTGCTATGAAAAGAGACAAAAGGGTTACATCAGTAGATAAGGCAAATGTTCTATCTAGTTCTAAACTGTGGAGAAGGGTTGTAGAAGAGGTTGCAAAAGAGTATCCAGAAGTAACATTAAACCATCAATATGTGGATAATGCGGCAATGCAGCTAATGTTAAATCCACTTCAGTATGATGTAATATTAACAACAAATCTTTTTGGTGATATTTTATCCGATGAATCTGCTGCCATTTGTGGATCACTTGGTATGTTACCATCAGCTTCATATGGAGAGAGTATAAGTCTCTACGAACCATCAGGAGGTTCCGCACCGGATATTGCAGGTAAAAATATTGCAAATCCAATTGCACAAATATTATCTTTAGCTATGATGTTAGAGTCATCTTTTAATGAAGATGCTGCAGCTAAAGCTATAAGAGATGCTGTTGATAAAGCTGTTACTGGAGGCCAAAGAACTGGGGATATTGCATGTGGAGGGAAGTCAATTACTTGTTCACAAATGGGTGATATTCTTTGCCAATATATAAAAGAAGCTTAA
- a CDS encoding HPr family phosphocarrier protein: MVETSAKIHNSKGIHVRPSGLIFKAIMNYGGEILIIKDGVTTPLRDIISILTLGLAYNDEITIRVSGVNEEEMIDILKDLFEKDYRFEEQ, translated from the coding sequence ATGGTAGAAACATCTGCAAAGATTCACAACAGTAAAGGTATACATGTAAGACCAAGTGGTTTAATTTTTAAGGCTATAATGAATTATGGTGGGGAAATTCTAATAATTAAGGATGGAGTTACAACTCCTCTTAGAGATATTATATCAATATTAACCCTAGGTTTAGCTTATAATGATGAGATAACAATTAGAGTAAGTGGTGTAAACGAAGAAGAGATGATAGATATTTTAAAGGATCTATTTGAAAAAGATTATAGATTTGAAGAGCAGTAA
- a CDS encoding ArsR/SmtB family transcription factor — protein sequence MEKCKNDELVNEYAKKLKVIGHPLRMKILILIEDKSSCVGDLWQCLNTSQPSISQHLAILKDAGIVTSKVDGNKRIYNIVDDFVKSIIQNINLTL from the coding sequence ATGGAAAAATGCAAAAATGATGAACTAGTTAACGAGTACGCTAAAAAACTTAAAGTTATAGGCCATCCTCTTAGAATGAAAATATTAATTTTAATTGAGGATAAATCCTCTTGTGTTGGAGATCTATGGCAGTGTCTAAATACATCACAGCCATCTATATCCCAGCATTTAGCTATTCTAAAGGATGCAGGAATTGTTACTTCTAAGGTTGATGGAAATAAAAGAATTTATAACATTGTAGATGATTTTGTTAAGAGTATTATTCAGAATATAAACCTTACATTATAA
- a CDS encoding GerMN domain-containing protein has protein sequence MKKLLEKLPVEGLLIIVVILLGLIITIYFTKIDSVVQSHNKIIITNVNEQEQNDALFISKNEPTTATVINTEPNIDEKPDITEIKKKVRIFFIKVNNDGEIELKSELKLMYVGKTPLKKSIEKLLEGPDTTDINRGLLTLIPDGSKLLSVSIKDGVAYLNFNEMFRFNPLGVEGYIAQIKQIVYTATEYETVESVLFSIDGARQEYLGPEGVYIGRPISRADLEL, from the coding sequence ATGAAGAAGTTACTAGAAAAGCTACCTGTAGAAGGTCTGCTTATCATTGTTGTTATATTATTAGGATTAATAATTACAATTTATTTTACTAAAATTGATTCTGTAGTCCAATCCCACAATAAAATTATTATTACTAACGTTAACGAGCAGGAACAAAATGATGCTCTTTTTATATCTAAAAATGAACCTACCACTGCTACTGTAATTAATACAGAACCAAATATTGATGAAAAACCGGATATCACTGAGATAAAAAAGAAGGTTAGAATCTTTTTTATTAAGGTAAATAATGATGGGGAGATAGAGCTTAAAAGTGAACTAAAACTTATGTATGTAGGAAAAACTCCCCTCAAAAAATCTATTGAAAAGTTATTAGAAGGACCGGATACAACGGATATAAATAGAGGATTGTTAACTCTAATACCTGATGGATCAAAACTTCTATCAGTTAGTATTAAAGATGGTGTAGCATACCTGAATTTTAATGAAATGTTTAGGTTCAACCCACTAGGAGTGGAAGGTTATATAGCACAAATAAAACAGATTGTTTATACCGCAACTGAATACGAAACTGTTGAGAGTGTTTTATTTAGTATCGATGGAGCTAGGCAGGAGTATTTAGGCCCAGAAGGTGTTTACATTGGTCGCCCTATCTCTAGGGCTGATTTAGAATTATAA
- a CDS encoding cysteine desulfurase family protein: protein MIYLDWAATAKPKKDILRESLEESLTLYGNPSSVHDTGVSSKEVLNRERDNISKILNCDNSQIYFTSGGSESNNLILLSFLKKHGTGEVITTSIEHPSVGEPIETLNQFGWKIKRINPDTNGIIQCNKVLKSINDKTKIISIIYVHNETGVIQPLKDIVESVRKKENEIGKKVHIHIDGVQAVGKITIDLKDLDIDSFSISGHKFGGPKGIGILYLKKPKNVLYRGGGQEGGIRPGTEDLFGIISISRCLKEATENLDSRVCEINRLMDQLILGVREIGVKTIPKNRGLSDDNFIPNILSLTYPPLPGEVINRVLNSKGFMISTGSACSSNKKSTTKGILSMGISEKEGFSSFRVSIGRDTTEKDIENFIKALEETLNELAP from the coding sequence ATGATATATTTAGATTGGGCTGCAACAGCTAAACCAAAAAAAGATATTTTAAGAGAGAGCTTAGAGGAGAGTTTAACACTTTATGGGAACCCTTCTTCTGTTCATGATACAGGTGTAAGCTCTAAAGAAGTATTAAACAGAGAGAGAGATAATATTTCAAAAATTCTAAATTGTGATAACTCACAAATCTACTTTACTAGTGGAGGAAGCGAGTCAAATAATCTAATCCTATTATCTTTTTTAAAGAAGCATGGAACTGGGGAGGTTATAACAACTTCAATTGAGCACCCTTCGGTGGGGGAACCAATTGAGACACTAAATCAATTTGGATGGAAAATAAAAAGAATAAATCCAGATACAAATGGAATTATACAGTGTAATAAGGTATTAAAAAGCATAAATGATAAGACAAAAATTATATCAATTATATATGTTCATAACGAGACAGGAGTAATACAACCTTTAAAAGATATTGTAGAGTCTGTACGTAAGAAAGAAAATGAGATTGGTAAAAAAGTCCACATACATATTGATGGTGTACAAGCTGTTGGTAAGATAACAATTGATTTAAAGGATTTAGATATCGACTCCTTCTCAATATCCGGTCATAAATTTGGTGGCCCAAAGGGTATTGGTATTCTCTACCTAAAAAAACCTAAAAATGTATTATATAGAGGTGGTGGTCAAGAAGGTGGTATTAGACCTGGGACAGAGGATCTTTTTGGTATAATTTCTATATCTAGATGCTTAAAAGAAGCTACTGAAAATTTAGATTCCCGAGTTTGTGAAATAAATAGATTGATGGATCAACTTATTTTAGGGGTAAGGGAAATTGGTGTTAAAACAATTCCTAAAAACAGAGGTTTATCCGATGATAATTTTATTCCCAATATTCTCTCCCTTACATATCCACCACTTCCTGGAGAAGTAATAAATAGGGTTTTAAACTCTAAGGGATTTATGATATCAACAGGCAGTGCATGTTCTAGTAATAAAAAAAGCACCACTAAGGGTATACTCTCCATGGGTATTTCAGAGAAAGAGGGATTTTCATCTTTTAGGGTATCTATTGGCCGGGATACAACAGAAAAAGATATCGAAAACTTTATAAAAGCCTTAGAAGAGACATTAAATGAACTTGCCCCATAA
- the hisF gene encoding imidazole glycerol phosphate synthase subunit HisF: MFQKRVVVCLDVRDGKTTKGIKFKGNVDIGDPVLMAEEYYKQGVDELVFYDITASSDKRGIMIDVVKEVAKRIFIPFTVGGGINSLEDIRAVIDAGAEKVSLNSGAVRNPNIIKEGAEVFGNQCIVLAMDAKADDTCPSGYRIVTSGGRNETQWDALEWAKEGVRLGAGEIVLNSIDADGMKTGYEMNLTKMISEAVSVPVVASGGAGVPKHLADVLTEGKADAALIASMVHYGDYTVSSIKNELKELGVSVRIV; this comes from the coding sequence ATGTTTCAGAAAAGAGTTGTTGTATGCCTAGATGTAAGGGATGGAAAGACTACAAAGGGTATAAAATTTAAGGGTAATGTAGATATCGGTGATCCTGTTTTAATGGCAGAGGAGTATTACAAACAAGGTGTTGATGAACTAGTTTTTTATGATATTACTGCTTCAAGTGATAAGCGTGGAATTATGATTGACGTTGTGAAAGAGGTTGCTAAGAGGATATTTATACCCTTTACAGTTGGTGGTGGAATTAATAGTTTAGAAGATATAAGAGCCGTTATTGATGCGGGGGCTGAGAAGGTTAGTCTTAACTCAGGAGCTGTTAGAAACCCTAATATCATTAAAGAGGGTGCTGAAGTTTTTGGTAATCAGTGTATAGTTTTAGCTATGGATGCTAAGGCTGATGATACCTGTCCCTCGGGATATAGAATTGTTACTAGTGGTGGAAGAAATGAGACACAGTGGGACGCTTTAGAGTGGGCAAAAGAGGGTGTTAGGTTAGGTGCTGGGGAGATTGTTTTAAACTCAATTGATGCTGATGGTATGAAAACAGGTTACGAGATGAACTTAACAAAAATGATATCAGAGGCTGTTTCAGTTCCTGTTGTTGCATCTGGTGGGGCTGGAGTTCCAAAACACTTAGCCGATGTATTAACTGAAGGAAAGGCTGATGCAGCACTTATTGCTAGTATGGTTCATTATGGTGATTACACAGTCTCTAGTATTAAAAATGAATTAAAAGAGTTAGGAGTATCTGTAAGAATTGTATAG
- the thiI gene encoding tRNA uracil 4-sulfurtransferase ThiI: MEDLYLIKIGEISLKKGNKKIFEKQLKDNIKNGLRDYKTTVIIRSGRFYLTIHDSEESVVHDVLSKTQGIVSFFKAHMCEKNMDSIKEVAFNLVRQNLENNKGKTFKVETRRTDKSLKMDSYEFSAELGGLILDEFKDILSVNVKNPDFVINLELREHAYIYGFGGRGPGGLPVGSAGRGMLLLSGGIDSPVAGVMMAKRGVKLDAIYFHTPPYTSEESFNKVVDLTKIISPWCSGLNLFTVPFTKIQLKINQEVPAPYATLMGRACMMRIANIIGKRRKALCLVTGEAVGQVASQTIQSLHFTGSNSELPVFRPLVGMDKDEIIKISRNIKTYETSIQPFDDCCAMFAPPHPETRPDFVKTTEIFNSLNIEEMLIEAAEEAEYHKL; encoded by the coding sequence ATGGAAGATTTATACTTAATTAAAATCGGTGAGATCTCTTTAAAAAAGGGAAACAAAAAGATTTTTGAGAAACAACTAAAGGATAATATTAAAAATGGCCTTAGGGATTACAAGACAACTGTAATAATTAGAAGCGGCCGTTTTTATTTAACAATACATGACAGCGAAGAGAGTGTGGTTCATGATGTTCTCTCTAAGACCCAGGGGATAGTATCCTTCTTTAAAGCACACATGTGTGAAAAAAACATGGATTCAATTAAAGAGGTAGCTTTTAATCTTGTTAGACAAAACCTGGAAAATAATAAGGGTAAAACATTTAAAGTTGAAACTAGACGAACTGACAAATCACTTAAAATGGATTCTTATGAATTCTCTGCAGAGCTAGGAGGATTAATATTAGATGAGTTTAAAGATATACTATCTGTTAATGTTAAAAACCCAGATTTTGTTATAAACCTAGAATTAAGGGAGCACGCTTACATATACGGTTTTGGAGGTAGAGGACCGGGAGGTCTACCTGTAGGTAGTGCAGGAAGAGGAATGTTGCTCTTATCTGGAGGAATAGACTCACCTGTTGCAGGTGTAATGATGGCAAAAAGAGGGGTAAAGCTGGATGCTATATACTTCCATACACCACCATATACATCAGAAGAGTCCTTTAATAAGGTCGTTGATTTAACCAAAATAATATCACCTTGGTGTAGTGGTTTAAACCTTTTTACCGTGCCTTTTACTAAGATACAACTGAAAATTAATCAAGAAGTTCCTGCACCATATGCAACTCTTATGGGTCGGGCATGTATGATGAGAATAGCCAATATAATTGGAAAGAGACGGAAGGCTTTATGCCTTGTAACTGGAGAAGCTGTGGGTCAAGTTGCAAGTCAAACGATTCAGAGCCTACACTTTACAGGTTCAAACAGTGAACTTCCTGTTTTTAGACCATTAGTTGGTATGGATAAGGATGAGATAATTAAGATATCTAGAAATATAAAGACATATGAAACTTCAATCCAGCCATTTGATGATTGTTGTGCAATGTTTGCTCCTCCCCACCCAGAAACAAGACCAGATTTTGTAAAGACAACTGAGATTTTCAACTCATTAAATATTGAAGAGATGTTAATCGAAGCAGCGGAAGAAGCAGAGTACCATAAACTATAA